GAGCTGACTTTCCCTAACAGTTTACCAATCGCGGGCGGCCAGGGAGACCAGCAGGCAACTTTGCCGCTGTCTAAATCAAATTCACTTTTATGAAAAGGACAGACAATGGTGTTTTGCTCGGTGATTGTGCCTTTCGTCAGCGGCAGTTTGAAATGTGGGCACTGCGACGACAACGCATGGACTTTGTCCTTGTGCCACAGGAACAGGATTTTGTTGCCGTCAATGTTGGCCACATGCCGTTGTTGATTCCGCAACTGCTCCAATGCGAGTGCTTCCTTCCAGATCATGATGATTCTCCCTTCAAAGAAAGCCAGCAGAATACCATCCAGGGACAAAGAAGTCAGTCAAAAAAACCATTTTGTGTAAATAAAAAGCAATTTAATGCCATTTAATAAATACTGCAGCAATCATCATTGCAAGTTCTCCACCGAGGGGTATAAAATGCTTGATTATTTTTCTTGTCTGTCGCTGTTTAAGGTAAGCATATTAAGGAGGGGGCGTGCGCTCTTTGTTGAAAAACAACGCAATTTTTGCGATTTTGTTCATGAGTGTGATTTCATTCGTCAATGCATCGTACGCTGCGAAAGCCAAGGATGAAACCTCAAAAGCAGCGGTTGAATCGGTGTCCACGCCAAACGAGGCACAATCAATCGTCCCGGAAGAAGTGAAACCGATTCCCAAACAGGACGTGACAGCAGAAACAGGAACGCAACAGGAAAAAATCGCGGAGCCCCTGATTGACGGGTATTACCCTGCTTACCCCCAAACCAAAGCGCCAGCGGATGACGTTCAGAAAAAACTAATTGAGCACGGCGAATACCTGGCTAAAATGGGCGATTGCATCGCTTGCCACACCAATGTGAAGGGGGGTACGCCTGCGTTTGCCGGGGGATTGCCGATCAATACGCCTTTTGGTACGTTTTACAGCCCCAACATTACCCCGGATAAAGAAACCGGTATTGGTAACTGGACTGAAGCCGATTTTATCCGTGCCATGAGAGAAGGTCGTGATCCCAAGGGCAGAAATTATTTCCCGGTTTTCCCCTACATTTACTTCTCAAAGACCACCGACAACGATTTACGCGCGCTTTATGCGTATTTCATGAGTCTTCCGCCAGTGAAGCAGGAAAATAAATCGCTTCCTTTCCCATTTAATGTGCCCGGAGCCCGGTTTTCATTGTGGGGATGGAATTTGCTGTTCTTCTTCCCGGAGGAAGACACCATTGACTACCAAAGTGACAAATCGCCGGCCTGGAACCGCGGCAAATACATTGTTGACAGTTTGGGGCATTGCAGTATGTGCCATACACCGCTTAACATTTTTGGCGCACCAAAGGATCGCTATTATTTAACCGGCAGCTTCATTGATGGTTACTGGGCTCCCAACATTACCAAATTCGGTTTGCGTTCAGCGAGCCGCTATGAAGTGGCGGATGTGTTCCTGAAAGGGCAGCTCATCAATCGCGCTGGCCCCGTCGCAGGCCCCATGGCCGAGGTTAATCACAACAGTTTGAGTTATCTGACCGAAGAAGATCGTCTGGCCATTGCAACCTATTTAAAGACGGTTGTCAGTGAAGAGTCTCTTGGGGTTTCACCGTCCGAGCAACAACCCACGCTGAAACGCGGTAAACAGGTTTATGTCAATGCATGCATCATTTGCCATCAGGATAATAAAATGGGCGCTCCAGTCATCGGGGATGGTGCAAACTGGTATCGTCGCCTCAAAGACAGCGGCCTCACCGGATTGTATCGCCATGCCATTAACGGGTATAACAGCATGCCGGTTAAAGGCGCCTGCGTAACCTGCAGCGACAACGACATCATGGCGGCCACGGATTATATTTTAAACAAATCGCTGTCCCGCTCCCAGTGGACGGATTTGGACAATGCCGGTTCTCAAAAATACCCGTCCAATGGCAAGGATGTCTACAATGAAAACTGCGGCATGTGCCACGACGACGGCAAACAAGGCGCGCCAAAAATTGGCGACAAAGCCATCTGGAAACCCCTGCTGCAGAAAAACATGGATGTCTTAATCAAGCAGACAGTAAGTGGTGAATACCATCCGAAAAACGGGGGCTGCAAGCATTGCACAACAGGGGAAGTGATTGAAGCAATCAAATACATGGTGAGCCAATCGAAGGAAGAGGGTAACTATTCCTTGTGGTAAAGGCGATTGTGATAAGCAGAGTCATTAACAAAAATTAATCATCAGGCTGGTTACCCAACCAGCCAATAATAATAAGGTGAGGAATGGGGATGCGAAACAGGTTTAAGGCTGGCGGATTGCTTGCCGCTGCCGGAGTCGGGCTACTGACAACTCAAACGGCCACTGCTGCAGCCGATACGTGGCAGTTAAATATGTACAAAGGGGTAACGCCTTTAAGCCATGACATGTATTTCCTGCACACGACATCGATGATTGTGTGTGCGCTGATTGGAATCGTGGTGTTTGGCGTGATGATTTATTCGCTTATTCATCATCGCAAATCCGTAGGTTACAAACCGGCAGCCTTTCATGATAACCCCCGTCTTGAAATAGTCTGGTCGGTGATTCCCTTCTTGATTCTTATCGCTTTAGCCATTCCCGCCACCACTATCCTGATGCGGCTTGAAGACAGCAGTGATTCTGACGTCACCATCAAGGTCGTTGGCTCTCAATGGAAATGGCAATACCAATACCTGGATCAGGGAATTAGTTTTTTCAGTAACCTCGCCACACCCTATGATCAAATTCAAAATAAACAGAAAAAAGGACAGTGGTATCTGCTGGAGGTGGATAAGCCGCTGGTGGTTCCTGTTAATCGTAAAATCCGATTTTTGGTGACCTCAACGGATGTGATCCATTCCTGGTGGGTGCCTGAGCTTGGTATCAAGCGCGATGCCATGCCCGGATTCATGCACGAGGCCTGGGCTCGTATCGAAAAACCAGGGGTTTATCGCGGCCAATGCACCGAATTATGCGGTATTAACCATGCGTACATGCCGATTGTAGTGCAGGCTGTGAGCGATGACGAATTCAAACAATGGGTCGATGCCCAGGTGAAAGTGGAAGACATTTACGCTGCCGGGGCAGGCAAACCCAAAGAACAGGTTAAAATGACCCGTGAAGAATTGATGACCCTGGGTAAGACCAAATACGAAGCCATCTGTGCGGCCTGCCATAAAGCAGACGGTAAGGGCTTGCCACCGATGTTCCCGCCGTTGAAGGGCAGTTCGATTGCCGTGGGTAAACCCATCAGTCGACACATTGCCCTGGTGCTGGATGGCGTTCCAGGTTCAGCCATGCAGGCTTACAAAGACCAATTGACGGATCAGGAAATCGCGGCCGTAGTAACCTATGAGCGAAATGCCTGGGAAAATAATACCAATGATGAAGTGCAGCCTGCCGATGTGGCCAAGGTACGATCCGGTGAGGTTCAGGCACCTAAAATAGTGAAAAAAGCGCAAGCTGGAGGTTTACGATGAGTCAAACATTGGCACATGAACTCGATCACCATGATGACCATGATCATGGACCAGAACAAGGGAAAGGATTTATCGGCTTCGCCAAGCGATGGTTATTTACCACCAACCACAAAGACATTGGCTCGCTTTATCTTTGGATAGCGATGTTGAGTTTCTTTTTAGCCGGTGGCATGGCATTAATCATTCGTGCGGAATTATTTCAGCCCGGCCATCGCTTTGTCGACCCCAATTTCTTTAACCAGATGACCACCATGCACGGCCTCATCATGCTCTTTGGGGTGGTAATGCCTGCGTTCACTGGCATGGCGAACTGGCAAATCCCAATGATGATTGGCGCACCAGATATGGCTCTGCCACGCTTAAATAACTGGAGCTTCTGGATACTGCCCTTTGCGTTTGCCTTGTTGTTTTCAACCATGTTCCACAGTGGCGGTGGTCCCAATTTCGGTTGGACCATGTATGCTCCCCTGTCAACCAAATATGCTCCGCCCAGCACGGATTTCATGATCTTTGCTGTGCATATGATGGGTCTGTCTTCGATTATGGGTTCTATCAACATCATTGCCACTATTCTGAACATGCGGGCCCCCGGCATGACCTTGATGAAAATGCCCATGTTCGTCTGGACCTGGCTAATTACGGCGTTTCTACTGATTGCAATCATGCCCGTTCTGGCCGGTGCTGTCACCATGATGCTGGCTGATCGTCATTTCGGTACCAGCTTTTTTGATGCGGCAGGCGGCGGTGACCCGATTTTATTCCAGCATGTTTTCTGGTTTTTTGGACATCCTGAAGTGTACGTTCTGATATTGCCAGCTTTCGGTGTCATCTCTGAAATTATTCCAACCTTCAGCCGTAAGCCATTGTTTGGTTATCATTTCATGGTGTATGCAACGGTCAGTATTGCCTTGCTTTCATTCATTGTCTGGGTACACCATATGTTCACCACCGGTGTGCCGTTGGGTGCTGAATTATTCTTTATGTATGCGACCATGCTGATTTCGGTTCCCACAGGCATTAAAGTATTTAACTGGGTCAGCACCATGTTTAAAGGGGCCATGACGTTTGAAACACCCATGCTGTTTGCCATAGCGTTTGTGTTCCTGTTCACAATCGGCGGTTTCACCGGGTTAATGCTTGCACTGGTGCCTGCGGATTATCAATACCAGGATACTTATTTTGTTGTCGCTCATTTCCATTATGTTCTTGTTCCCGGCGCCATCTTCTCCTTAATGGCAGCCACGTACTACTGGTTGCCGAAATGGACGGGCCACATGTACAACGAGTGTTTGGGTAAATGGCATTTCTGGCTGTCAGCCATTTCAGTAAATATTGCCTTTTTCCCCATGCATTTCCTGGGACTGGCGGGTATGCCAAGACGTATTCCTGACTATGCTTTGCAGTTTACCAACTTCAACATGGTATCTACCGTGGGCGCCTTCATCTTTGGTTTCTCACAGCTGTTGTTTTTATACAACGTATTCATGACGGTGAAGCGGCGCCATGAGGGCAAACGTCTGGATGCGCGGGTATGGGAAGGGGCCCATGGTTTGGAGTGGACATTGTCTTCACCGCCTCCATACCATAGTTTCACTACGCCGCCAACGGTTCCCTAGCGTGTAGTCGGGGCATTAACCGCCCCCTGTGTAAATGAACGAGCAAACAGGTAATGCAGTGAAAGGTCATCGAAGAGTTGTGTTGTTATTGTCACTCATTGTGCTTGGCATGTTTGGTTTTGGATTTGCTCTGGTGCCTATTTATAACAGTCTTTGCCAAACGTTGGGGATCAATGGCAAAACCAATAATAAGGCGGCGGCGTATAATAGCGCACAGGCATTTGTGGATAAAAACAGGGTTGTGACGGTTCAATTTGTCTCAACCAGTAACAGCAGTTTGCCTTGGGCCTTTTACCCAAAAGTAACCCGGATTAAAGTGCACCCCGGCGAAATTGCCAAACTGGCTTTTTATGCGGAGAATAAAAGCAATTTCCGGATGACTGTGCAGGCAATACCCAGTGTCACACCGGGGATTGCCGCGAAGTACTTAAAAAAGACAGAGTGTTTTTGTTTTACCCAGCAAACCTTGAATGGACACGAGGCGATGGACATGCCGTTGCTGTTTCATCTGGATAACGACTTGCCGGCGGAGATAAAAACAATCACCTTGTCTTATACATTATTCGATGTGACAAATCGTGTAATTAATTGACTCTGGATTGACAGTGGTTATCCAGGCGAATAATAAAGAGGAGAAAGAAACCCATGGGAGCGCACGGTACTTATTACGTCCCTAAGCCTAGCCATTGGCCGCTGGTCGGTTCCATTGGCCTGACCACAACACTGGTCGGCGCTGCATCATGGCTGCATGATGACTGGTATGGCCCTTACATTTTCTTTGCCGGGCTCTGCATTCTTGTAGGCATGATGGTCGGGTGGTTTGGCCAGGTCATTTATGAAAATGAAAAAGGACTTTATGACCTCCAGGTCGATCGTTCCTTCCGCTGGGGCATGTGCTGGTTCATTTTCTCAGAAGTGTGTTTCTTTGGCGCTTTTTTCGGTGCATTGTTTTTTTGCCGCTATTGGTCAGTTCCTTTGCTCGGTGGAGAAATGCATCCGATTACGCACTACACCTTGTGGTCTGACTTTGTGGCTAAATGGCCGCTTTTGCAAAATCCCAATAATCAAACCTTTGTGGGGGCTTCTGAAGCCATGGGGGCATGGGGACTTGCAGCAATTAACACTTTAATCCTGCTTACTTCCGGTGCGACCATCACCTGGGCGCATTGGGCATTGAAACTTAATAAGCGCAAACAACTGATAGCAGGCATGGTCTTAACCATTTTACTTGGTATGTTGTTCCTTGGCTTACAATCATACGAATACCATGAAGCATATACTGAAATGAATCTGACCCTGGATGCGGGGATTTACGGTACCACCTTCTTTATGCTGACTGGCTTCCATGGCTTGCACGTGACCATCGGAACCATCATGTTGATTGTTATTCTTATCCGGTGCATCAAAGGTCATTTTACTCCCGAACGGCATTTCGCGTTTGAGGCGGTGGCCTGGTACTGGCACTTTGTGGATGTGGTATGGCTTTTTCTGTTCATTTTTGTGTATTGGCTCTAGGCGGCCTGCCAGACGCGCAGCGAACTTGCTGCGCGTCTAAAGTTTGGTGTTAACCAGAAAGCCCGGTTGATAATTAATGTGAAAAATTTCAAAGGTGTAGGTAAACTGGTAATGGCTGTAGCGCGTATGGATGATCTGGGCCTCGCCACGGAAAAACTGAGAAATGAAAGCCACAGGACTCCCCTTGTCAATGTACTCTGTGGTAGTAACGACCAGTTCGTTTTCTGACAATACAACAAGACTGCATGAAACTTCCCTATTTTCAAACTTAATTGTAACTTTAACTTCATGAATGGGCTGAATTTGCATCTACATCTCCCTTCATTGTTAATTATAGGTAGAAATAGACGCAGTAATTGGTATTCGTTGGCTTATTTTCATTAATAATCGTCGCGTTCACTTTAAAGTGCGCGAAATTATACCAAAATGAAGGTGAAAGATAAATAAACAGTCAGGGCAATTTTTAGTGGTATTCGTGAGATAGTTATCAACTCGAGCTGATAGTGCATGAATAAGGGGATTCTTTTGCAGCCAGCCTATCAGCTAATCGTCTGCACATACTCCGGGATGCATTCGTAGGGCATGGGTTTTGCGAATAAAAATCCTTGATAAAAATCAATGTCATACTGTTTGATGATCTGCAGTTCTTCGTTGCATTCTATCCCTTCGCAGATCATTTTTATCCTTAGTTTTGTGGCCATTTCGCCTATTTTTTCCAGTATAATTTGCTTAAATTCATTAGTATGAATCTGATGAACCAATTCATAATCCAGTTTGATGTAGTCCGGCTGTAACTCCGTGAGTAAATTTAAGGAGCTGTAACCTGAGCCTAAATCATCAAGTGCCACGCCATACCCCTGATTTCTATAATAATCGATTATTTTTAATAAATGCTTTTTATCCTTCACTTCATCACTCTCTGTGACTTCAAATACAATCTGGGATGGGTGAAGGCCGGTCTTTTTTAATGATTGGTTCGTTGTCGTCAGGCAAAAAAGCGGATCGTATATCGCGGTTGGATTAAAGTTAATGAATAATTTCTTATCAGAAACATCAATTTTACTCATGTTTTCGATATGGCAGATGCGGGCATTTTTATCCAATAAAAAAAGTAATTCGCTGGATTTGGCAGCGCCAAACAGCTCTGCCGGGGGGACAATAGCCGTATCCCCCTGTTTTCCTCTCAGCAGGCACTCAAAACCGTAGGGTTTAAGGGTATCACTGTGCAAAATGGGTTGGCAGAAGGTAGTTAATTCCTTATTGGTGATGAGTTCCACCAGCCATTGGGACAAACACAGCCCGACCACTTTCTTTAATGAGTGCGTGTGATTCAATACCCGTTCTATGCCGCTGTCGGGAGTATCCATGGGCAGCAAAACGGCCTTGCTGTCTTCAAGCTCTGCCTGTGAAAAACAGCATTCCAGGGCATGGCCCAAGTCTTTGGCTTCTTCAGACGAAAAAAATAATTCGATAATCCCGCCGCCCCGGGTGTTAAATTCATAATGACACTGGGTCAGGTGATTGATTAATTTGGAATAACAATGGCCTCGTGGAGGTGAAATGAGTAGCTGGTAGCTTCCAGACAATTGATAAGTTGATGTTGAATCACATTTTTGACAAGGCATCGTCTTTCCCTGATTGACCATTCTTCCTCTCTTGTGAGTATAGAACTTTTTTGATGAAGACTGGGCAAAAGGCTATACAAAAACAGGGAGTACAAAGCCATGGTTCGTCAGCCGGGAAGCGTAAATACCGGCAATGAGGCCATCACTACCCCAACATATGCTGTAAAACAGCCTGTAACTCATGATCTGAATTGTAATGAATCACCAATGATCCTTTTCCGGACTTACCCTGTTTGAGTTTTACTTTGGCTTTCAGCCGCTGTGACAGGTGGTGTAACTGATTTTTCACCTCGGGATGGACGTCAATGGCTACGGCTGACGGTTGAGGTTTTCCTTCCTTGATCCGTTTGACCAGTTGTTCTGTTTCACGAACGGATAAATTTTTAGCCACG
This Legionella sp. MW5194 DNA region includes the following protein-coding sequences:
- a CDS encoding c-type cytochrome, whose protein sequence is MRSLLKNNAIFAILFMSVISFVNASYAAKAKDETSKAAVESVSTPNEAQSIVPEEVKPIPKQDVTAETGTQQEKIAEPLIDGYYPAYPQTKAPADDVQKKLIEHGEYLAKMGDCIACHTNVKGGTPAFAGGLPINTPFGTFYSPNITPDKETGIGNWTEADFIRAMREGRDPKGRNYFPVFPYIYFSKTTDNDLRALYAYFMSLPPVKQENKSLPFPFNVPGARFSLWGWNLLFFFPEEDTIDYQSDKSPAWNRGKYIVDSLGHCSMCHTPLNIFGAPKDRYYLTGSFIDGYWAPNITKFGLRSASRYEVADVFLKGQLINRAGPVAGPMAEVNHNSLSYLTEEDRLAIATYLKTVVSEESLGVSPSEQQPTLKRGKQVYVNACIICHQDNKMGAPVIGDGANWYRRLKDSGLTGLYRHAINGYNSMPVKGACVTCSDNDIMAATDYILNKSLSRSQWTDLDNAGSQKYPSNGKDVYNENCGMCHDDGKQGAPKIGDKAIWKPLLQKNMDVLIKQTVSGEYHPKNGGCKHCTTGEVIEAIKYMVSQSKEEGNYSLW
- the coxB gene encoding cytochrome c oxidase subunit II, with the translated sequence MRNRFKAGGLLAAAGVGLLTTQTATAAADTWQLNMYKGVTPLSHDMYFLHTTSMIVCALIGIVVFGVMIYSLIHHRKSVGYKPAAFHDNPRLEIVWSVIPFLILIALAIPATTILMRLEDSSDSDVTIKVVGSQWKWQYQYLDQGISFFSNLATPYDQIQNKQKKGQWYLLEVDKPLVVPVNRKIRFLVTSTDVIHSWWVPELGIKRDAMPGFMHEAWARIEKPGVYRGQCTELCGINHAYMPIVVQAVSDDEFKQWVDAQVKVEDIYAAGAGKPKEQVKMTREELMTLGKTKYEAICAACHKADGKGLPPMFPPLKGSSIAVGKPISRHIALVLDGVPGSAMQAYKDQLTDQEIAAVVTYERNAWENNTNDEVQPADVAKVRSGEVQAPKIVKKAQAGGLR
- a CDS encoding cytochrome c oxidase subunit 3, yielding MGAHGTYYVPKPSHWPLVGSIGLTTTLVGAASWLHDDWYGPYIFFAGLCILVGMMVGWFGQVIYENEKGLYDLQVDRSFRWGMCWFIFSEVCFFGAFFGALFFCRYWSVPLLGGEMHPITHYTLWSDFVAKWPLLQNPNNQTFVGASEAMGAWGLAAINTLILLTSGATITWAHWALKLNKRKQLIAGMVLTILLGMLFLGLQSYEYHEAYTEMNLTLDAGIYGTTFFMLTGFHGLHVTIGTIMLIVILIRCIKGHFTPERHFAFEAVAWYWHFVDVVWLFLFIFVYWL
- a CDS encoding EAL domain-containing protein, with product MPCQKCDSTSTYQLSGSYQLLISPPRGHCYSKLINHLTQCHYEFNTRGGGIIELFFSSEEAKDLGHALECCFSQAELEDSKAVLLPMDTPDSGIERVLNHTHSLKKVVGLCLSQWLVELITNKELTTFCQPILHSDTLKPYGFECLLRGKQGDTAIVPPAELFGAAKSSELLFLLDKNARICHIENMSKIDVSDKKLFINFNPTAIYDPLFCLTTTNQSLKKTGLHPSQIVFEVTESDEVKDKKHLLKIIDYYRNQGYGVALDDLGSGYSSLNLLTELQPDYIKLDYELVHQIHTNEFKQIILEKIGEMATKLRIKMICEGIECNEELQIIKQYDIDFYQGFLFAKPMPYECIPEYVQTIS
- a CDS encoding cytochrome c oxidase assembly protein, whose amino-acid sequence is MNEQTGNAVKGHRRVVLLLSLIVLGMFGFGFALVPIYNSLCQTLGINGKTNNKAAAYNSAQAFVDKNRVVTVQFVSTSNSSLPWAFYPKVTRIKVHPGEIAKLAFYAENKSNFRMTVQAIPSVTPGIAAKYLKKTECFCFTQQTLNGHEAMDMPLLFHLDNDLPAEIKTITLSYTLFDVTNRVIN
- the ctaD gene encoding cytochrome c oxidase subunit I; translated protein: MSQTLAHELDHHDDHDHGPEQGKGFIGFAKRWLFTTNHKDIGSLYLWIAMLSFFLAGGMALIIRAELFQPGHRFVDPNFFNQMTTMHGLIMLFGVVMPAFTGMANWQIPMMIGAPDMALPRLNNWSFWILPFAFALLFSTMFHSGGGPNFGWTMYAPLSTKYAPPSTDFMIFAVHMMGLSSIMGSINIIATILNMRAPGMTLMKMPMFVWTWLITAFLLIAIMPVLAGAVTMMLADRHFGTSFFDAAGGGDPILFQHVFWFFGHPEVYVLILPAFGVISEIIPTFSRKPLFGYHFMVYATVSIALLSFIVWVHHMFTTGVPLGAELFFMYATMLISVPTGIKVFNWVSTMFKGAMTFETPMLFAIAFVFLFTIGGFTGLMLALVPADYQYQDTYFVVAHFHYVLVPGAIFSLMAATYYWLPKWTGHMYNECLGKWHFWLSAISVNIAFFPMHFLGLAGMPRRIPDYALQFTNFNMVSTVGAFIFGFSQLLFLYNVFMTVKRRHEGKRLDARVWEGAHGLEWTLSSPPPYHSFTTPPTVP
- a CDS encoding Rieske (2Fe-2S) protein, producing MIWKEALALEQLRNQQRHVANIDGNKILFLWHKDKVHALSSQCPHFKLPLTKGTITEQNTIVCPFHKSEFDLDSGKVACWSPWPPAIGKLLGKVSSSKSLTIYPTRIEEGKIMVGLD